Proteins found in one candidate division KSB1 bacterium genomic segment:
- a CDS encoding CinA family protein — translation MDEYIKLITALKERSLTIATAESCTGGLIAKLLTDIAGASEVFIGGVVCYSNEMKMKWLGVKQQTLDQHGAVSHNTVAELLDGIVRQTGADCAIAVSGIAGPTGGTPEKPIGTVFIGVSWNDQILIEQYHFKGSRQEIRDQAARQAAILMFDLLKRQIASTDH, via the coding sequence ATGGATGAATACATCAAACTTATCACCGCACTGAAAGAACGAAGCCTAACGATCGCCACGGCCGAGTCTTGCACAGGGGGACTGATTGCGAAGCTATTAACCGATATCGCTGGCGCTTCAGAGGTATTCATTGGTGGAGTAGTTTGTTATAGCAATGAAATGAAGATGAAATGGCTGGGGGTAAAGCAGCAGACGCTGGATCAGCATGGCGCAGTAAGTCACAATACGGTTGCTGAATTGCTTGACGGGATTGTCAGGCAAACCGGCGCTGACTGCGCGATCGCTGTAAGTGGTATTGCTGGACCCACGGGTGGGACGCCAGAAAAACCAATCGGGACGGTGTTCATCGGGGTTTCTTGGAACGATCAGATTTTGATCGAGCAATATCATTTTAAGGGTTCTCGCCAGGAAATCAGAGATCAAGCCGCCCGACAAGCGGCAATCCTAATGTTTGATCTGTTAAAGAGACAAATTGCTTCAACCGACCACTAG
- a CDS encoding L,D-transpeptidase family protein, with protein sequence MNREFKFSYLIAIIGILMVAIMALYVLVIHREPSLTERLARAEREHFAEFPGIPTFVVGIDTTHADSLLIKFYRARDFQPAWIDDRGLKDIADSLLEAIRGAADDGLNPKEYHVGTIDSLLTQFQFRLKSRAPVEVEGLFNLEILLTDAFLLYANHLLSGRLNPETIDREWLTSRPEADVVAILNDALKAGRIRQKLLSLMPQIPCYAQMRKEMVRYRSLALQGGWPMVPPGPSLKKGDRGMRVAALSARLIASGDLKQRPMASISVFDDTLEQAVKDFQQRYGLVPHGTVDPRTIAALNVPALEYFRKIVVNLERWRWLPRELGNRYIMVNIAAFALEVVENGITVIRMPVVVGKDYRRTPVFSSKMTYLVLNPYWNVPETIATEDILKEAKRDPSYLVKRNIVVLKGWNDETPIDPFQVNWAAITKQNLPYRFRQAPGPLNALGRIKFMFPNKYDVYIHDTPSRADFQRPERALSSGCIRVQDPIELAAYVLRGNPNWTKEQIIAGLEKLTNYTITLPEPIPVHIFYCTAWIDAQGRVQFREDIYDRDKLVLEALRAEQILMD encoded by the coding sequence ATGAACAGGGAATTCAAATTTTCTTATCTAATTGCTATCATCGGTATCTTGATGGTTGCTATTATGGCGTTATACGTGCTGGTAATTCATCGGGAGCCAAGCTTAACTGAGCGTCTCGCCCGAGCAGAACGGGAGCACTTTGCCGAATTTCCTGGCATTCCCACATTTGTTGTGGGGATAGATACTACCCACGCTGATAGTCTTTTAATTAAGTTCTATCGCGCGCGCGATTTTCAGCCTGCCTGGATCGATGATAGAGGATTGAAGGACATTGCGGATAGTTTATTAGAAGCAATTCGAGGGGCTGCGGATGATGGACTTAATCCTAAAGAATATCATGTTGGGACGATCGATTCATTATTGACGCAATTTCAATTCCGTTTGAAGTCCAGAGCCCCAGTTGAGGTTGAAGGGCTGTTCAATCTGGAGATTTTATTGACGGACGCATTTTTGCTTTATGCGAATCATTTGCTGTCTGGACGGTTGAATCCAGAGACCATCGATCGAGAGTGGTTGACCTCCCGGCCTGAAGCCGATGTGGTGGCGATCCTAAATGACGCGTTGAAAGCGGGACGAATCCGACAGAAGCTGCTGAGTCTGATGCCTCAGATTCCCTGCTATGCTCAAATGCGTAAGGAGATGGTGCGCTATCGATCTCTGGCGCTCCAAGGGGGCTGGCCCATGGTGCCCCCAGGACCCTCCTTAAAAAAAGGGGATCGGGGAATGCGCGTGGCAGCATTGAGCGCACGACTCATCGCTTCAGGGGATTTAAAGCAGCGTCCCATGGCCTCGATCTCGGTCTTCGACGACACTTTGGAACAAGCAGTTAAAGATTTTCAACAGCGCTATGGGTTGGTGCCGCATGGAACTGTTGATCCAAGGACCATCGCAGCGTTGAATGTGCCAGCGCTGGAATACTTCCGCAAGATCGTGGTAAATTTGGAGCGCTGGCGTTGGTTACCAAGGGAACTGGGAAATCGGTACATCATGGTTAACATTGCTGCTTTTGCACTGGAGGTGGTAGAAAATGGCATTACTGTGATCCGCATGCCAGTGGTGGTGGGCAAAGACTATCGTCGAACCCCAGTATTCAGCTCAAAAATGACTTATCTGGTGCTCAATCCTTATTGGAACGTCCCAGAGACAATCGCCACGGAGGATATTTTAAAAGAGGCAAAGCGCGATCCGAGCTATTTGGTCAAGAGGAATATTGTGGTATTGAAGGGCTGGAACGATGAGACCCCGATTGATCCATTTCAGGTGAATTGGGCTGCCATCACCAAACAAAATTTGCCCTATCGGTTCCGACAAGCGCCCGGTCCACTCAATGCCCTGGGGCGAATCAAGTTCATGTTCCCAAATAAATACGACGTGTACATCCATGATACCCCCAGCCGGGCAGATTTTCAGCGTCCTGAGCGCGCGCTCAGCTCCGGTTGCATTCGGGTGCAAGATCCGATTGAATTGGCTGCATATGTGCTTCGCGGCAATCCGAATTGGACAAAAGAGCAGATCATAGCTGGACTGGAAAAGCTCACCAACTACACCATCACCCTGCCAGAACCGATCCCAGTGCATATCTTTTACTGTACTGCATGGATCGATGCCCAGGGACGCGTTCAGTTTCGGGAAGACATTTATGACAGGGATAAATTGGTACTGGAAGCCTTGCGCGCTGAGCAGATCCTAATGGATTGA
- a CDS encoding M28 family peptidase produces MNIKRHYLNRFLIILTLVFSFSGSLVAQQRPSGENAKSYVAYLASDALEGRDTGTPGFEKAANWVAEKFRAWGLAAAGDNGSYFQAFPFSYLKTEFELPKLTVGKREFDFEDRDFSVLRFSGGGKVSAEVVFVGFGISAPDRGLDEYAGLNVRDKIVLVMHGCPQNDEKKWQGVHSDSAKAAIAQQRGAVGMLLCADFGAEERGLGAWSLRPGNYRPNFLAFGVDERVVKSLLRAKDETNQGFARRLREQFDKLNKELRPISYPTGKKATLSVKVDYDPNRTGKNVLGMIKGIDPVLGDEGIIIGGHLDHVGVQYGQVYNGAEDNASGASVVMEVARAMMANKVRPKRSILFACWGGEERGLLGSSYYATHPIIPIEKTVLNLNLDMVGQGSKLGFPGIYYAPEIWTMIKENLPQETLDFLEPSRGGPGGSDHTPFITRGIPAFALMTSPWNAHTDYHQPGDDVEKLSAELLGKVAQFVYDVALLVANADGNLIVENRLPRYIHKSANIYNIHPIPYQPGLSILDSLQNEWIDVQFVTVSLDSLQAPSCRLAETLRSVDAASQEESDISRMMGGMERMFRTRRDKTNSVIGLHGVASVNGDPVNLRIAGKLGAKFFMFDGIDGRWMTESEGLTSEGKKAIKTLNDQKILILMKDLPESVLVQALELSKQPIVIAGVREVATLSDSLIQRVANNGGLIALAFCPNQIDELVDQIEKLKSRLSGLPIQAPLAGPVSMPYRLPSSKPELALIGLYPCPKCALDIENLDQMLNLTIALHRKGYGDQDIRNILGENIQTVFNKVNPRESRQMRRPF; encoded by the coding sequence ATGAACATAAAAAGACATTATTTGAATCGGTTTTTAATTATTCTGACACTCGTTTTTTCTTTCTCTGGCTCACTTGTAGCACAGCAGCGACCGAGCGGAGAAAATGCCAAATCTTACGTGGCTTATCTCGCCAGTGATGCCTTGGAGGGACGCGATACTGGTACTCCAGGGTTCGAAAAAGCGGCCAATTGGGTCGCTGAAAAGTTTAGAGCTTGGGGACTGGCGGCTGCTGGAGACAATGGCAGCTATTTTCAGGCATTTCCTTTCTCTTATTTAAAGACAGAATTCGAGCTTCCAAAGCTGACGGTTGGCAAGCGCGAATTCGATTTTGAAGATCGAGATTTCAGTGTGTTGCGTTTCTCTGGCGGCGGCAAGGTGAGTGCCGAAGTCGTGTTCGTCGGTTTCGGCATCAGTGCCCCGGATCGAGGATTGGATGAGTATGCTGGGCTGAACGTGAGAGACAAGATCGTGCTGGTGATGCATGGCTGCCCTCAAAATGATGAAAAAAAATGGCAGGGGGTCCACAGTGATAGTGCCAAGGCTGCAATCGCACAACAGCGCGGAGCTGTTGGGATGTTGTTATGCGCGGATTTCGGTGCAGAAGAACGGGGACTGGGTGCTTGGAGTTTACGCCCAGGCAATTATCGGCCCAATTTTCTCGCATTCGGTGTGGATGAACGGGTGGTCAAATCATTGCTCAGGGCCAAAGACGAGACCAATCAGGGTTTTGCTCGCAGACTGCGCGAACAATTTGATAAGCTGAATAAAGAGCTCCGACCCATTTCCTATCCCACTGGAAAAAAGGCAACCTTATCGGTGAAAGTGGATTACGATCCCAATCGTACTGGCAAGAATGTTTTGGGGATGATTAAAGGGATTGATCCAGTGCTGGGCGATGAAGGAATCATTATTGGAGGCCATCTGGATCATGTTGGGGTGCAATATGGTCAGGTCTATAATGGTGCGGAGGATAACGCCAGCGGAGCTTCGGTGGTGATGGAGGTGGCTCGCGCTATGATGGCCAATAAAGTTCGGCCGAAACGAAGCATTCTCTTTGCCTGCTGGGGAGGAGAAGAGCGCGGCCTGCTTGGTTCCAGTTACTATGCAACCCACCCAATAATCCCGATCGAAAAAACGGTATTGAACCTTAATTTGGATATGGTGGGACAAGGGAGCAAGCTGGGGTTTCCTGGTATCTACTATGCGCCAGAGATCTGGACAATGATCAAAGAGAACTTGCCCCAGGAGACATTAGATTTTTTGGAGCCGAGCCGTGGTGGGCCAGGAGGCAGTGATCACACACCATTCATCACCCGTGGGATTCCTGCCTTTGCCTTAATGACTTCTCCATGGAACGCCCATACCGATTATCATCAGCCTGGTGACGATGTGGAGAAGCTCAGTGCCGAGCTCCTGGGAAAGGTCGCGCAGTTCGTCTATGATGTAGCATTACTTGTTGCTAATGCGGATGGTAATCTCATCGTAGAGAACCGATTGCCGCGTTACATTCATAAATCGGCAAACATCTACAATATTCACCCAATTCCATATCAACCCGGATTGTCGATTTTGGATTCGCTGCAAAACGAATGGATCGATGTGCAATTTGTGACAGTCTCATTGGATTCCTTGCAGGCGCCATCGTGCCGATTGGCAGAAACGCTGCGATCGGTGGATGCGGCCAGCCAAGAGGAATCAGATATTTCGCGCATGATGGGGGGAATGGAGCGAATGTTCAGAACCAGGCGCGATAAAACCAATTCTGTAATCGGGCTTCACGGGGTGGCAAGCGTTAATGGTGATCCAGTCAATTTGCGCATCGCGGGGAAACTAGGTGCTAAATTCTTTATGTTTGACGGGATCGATGGTCGGTGGATGACCGAATCGGAAGGCCTCACCAGCGAGGGGAAAAAGGCGATCAAAACCTTGAATGATCAAAAAATATTAATCCTCATGAAAGACCTTCCAGAATCTGTCCTGGTTCAGGCTCTGGAGCTTTCGAAACAGCCGATTGTAATCGCTGGTGTTCGAGAAGTTGCGACTTTATCAGACAGCTTGATTCAGCGAGTGGCAAATAATGGAGGACTTATCGCTTTAGCGTTTTGCCCGAATCAAATTGATGAACTCGTGGATCAGATCGAGAAATTAAAATCCAGGTTGAGCGGGCTGCCGATCCAAGCGCCACTGGCTGGCCCAGTATCGATGCCCTATCGTTTGCCAAGTTCGAAACCAGAATTGGCTCTGATCGGCCTATATCCTTGCCCAAAATGTGCATTGGATATTGAAAATTTGGACCAGATGTTGAATTTGACTATTGCCTTACATCGAAAAGGCTACGGCGATCAAGATATTAGAAACATCCTCGGGGAAAATATCCAGACCGTATTCAATAAAGTCAATCCCCGTGAGTCTCGGCAGATGCGCAGGCCGTTTTGA